From the genome of Zingiber officinale cultivar Zhangliang unplaced genomic scaffold, Zo_v1.1 ctg39, whole genome shotgun sequence:
TATTATCATTTTTTTGTAAAGATAATATTTTTGCAACACTTTAAAAATGTTGTTATTTTTGATAAAGACAACACTTTTGTAATACTTTGAAagcgttattttttttttaaataaaaaaaaaatcatatttaatttcctatttacaaaatcattctttttatatttacaaaatcattatttttatttgaTCAACCTAAAATActattattttctatttacaTAATTCCTAAAATGATGGTACTACTGTCaacatgattaaaaaaaatcGAAGATAATTGATATGTCTATATTCAAATTTGACATAATAATAGTTAATCAGCTCGGCTAAATTCATACAAAAATGATAGAATTCAATTACAAAGTAGATATTCGTATATAATCATTCGATGCAAGAGAAAACAAAGTAAAAAATCAAAGACTAGACTAGTCTATAAGAATAAATCAACAGATGATGGAAATAGGTTTTTTGGGTTACGACAAGATCCATTAGATGTATCTGATTTTTGGGGTTGGAACATTACAATTTACTTGAAAGAAGTGCAGTGTAGCATAGCTTCTAATATTCCTTGTAGGATATTTTGCATCCAGGGTCTACTAGATGGCAGACGAGTACTTGGTGTTGATGGGAATCTGCAAGAATATCAAAAGAATTgtagtttttttataaaaaaactgaTATACTCAATGAATAAATGAGTTATAACTACAACTGAGAACAAGGGTCATTAACAAAAagttaaatagataaagttaattatattcatgagaaaatataattaaaagaaagtttacaatcacataatgagaaaagagCCTTAGATACTgacaattaaataattaaataattctgGTGATTTGAAATCTCATATTTAAAAAGTTGGTTTAAAAAACTCAAATCTCACATAATGATAAAGTtgggtttttttaaaaaaaatgtcatCCCATGTCATGCCAATGCATACATAAAGTTaagctaatatttttttttttttaaaaaaaagaagaatgtCACCCATGAGTGCTCTCTTCAAAGTCCATATTACATCAAGAAAATCAAACTTCAATTTAAACAAGGATGGTAATCTGTCAGCATAGCTTACGACATCATGCAACAACTTCATATCACAAGCATGCCATGGAACCTCCTTGACAAGATTCCTAAGATACTTTAGCATTCTCAGGCTAAAAGACAGTTTCAAAGAAAATTTCACAGTTTCAAAGTAAATTTCACATTATTCTTCTGTTGATCTCAGGAAGTTGGTGGGCAAAACAACCTTTCACACAGTGTAAGGAGGCAAAGTAGCCTCTCACACACTTCAAGTAAACACAATGAAGTGTTTTAATTTGCTACAGAGATAATGTTGTCTGGAGTTCGCAAGTCAACTATTGAAGTGAACAGAGTGGCAACACAATCTAGTTGAACATATTATGAAAATAAAGATCACCTCCTATGAAAATAAAGGTCAACTATTGAAGTGAACAGAGTGGCAACACAATCTGGTTTCACATTATTCCCTTCCTCATTCTTCGTTCCAaatccataactcccatgtactctttcatattcctcatttttcactccgacatgtccatttagatcacctcctattaaaatcatttcatttggtggaatattttgtaatatttcatctaagtcctcctaaaatcttaatttggtagcttcatctaatcctacttgtggtgcatatacgctaattatgttcatagtttcttttgccactattattttaagggatataattctatctccttttctaactactcctacaacttcatcctttaacaaactatctacaataatactcactccatttcttgctttactctttccagtataccataacttaaaacccgagttctctatcatctttgccttctcacctgcccattttgtctcttgtacacacaaaatactaatttttctcctaatcatcatatctactacctccattgatttaccagtgagaattcctatgttccatgttccaaatattaaattattagttttcttatcatatttgttcttatctaacctatggtgtgagaactcttgcctatttaacactacacccaagttctcatggagatgtagcggtccttgctgagacgttacagtcggaccctgtaacgggaactcttgcatatttatcacaaCACCCAAGTTTTGAAGATGTAGCGGTCATTGCCGAGAccttacagtcggaccctgcaacgcgttccttctggggaacaacctaacattagcacaatagtttaatggattcattcattgaatatttgccatagtttaacgttggctgacaacctaacgcaaccctcctcctttatctgggCTTGGGATCGgtcatgaccggtcatcatgggcggagttaattccatattatttttttcctacTTTAGTAAAAATGTTAAACATGGTAAACATGGCCgtgttttaaataaataaataacaaatcCTTTGCCTCCTCACTTCGGACGATGAGTTTCTATCGTCTTCTGTAAGCGGATCCCATCGAATCGTTCCCCCCAATTTGCTTCCCTTCTTTACCTTTGTCTCGCTTCCCGTTGATTCTTCTGCAATCTCGGATCGGTCTTCGTCTTTCTCGTTAGTTCTTACTGGACGAAGCATGATATTTGATGCGGGAAGATTTTTGATCGACCGTTGCGCCTTAGGGAATAAACCGAGGTCATTGCTTGCTTCCGCCTTCTGAAAGTTCAAACCCATCGTATTATTTTAGGTTTTGTGAATTTTAGGGATGCAGCGCAGGTTGACGATTTCCGCCTCATATGAAATATATAGAATGATTTAGCGTCGCGATTTGTGTCTAGGGCTATAACTTTTCTCGAACTACGTTTTATTTTCATAAGTGGTGGTGCTCTTTCTGAGCGCAAGAAGAGAGATCTGCTGCTGGAACTTTGTTGGTTCATGCAATGCCGGAGAAAGAGATCCGTGAAGATGATTTCCTAAACATGGACACCATAATGAGTCATTCGCAGGTTAGCAATGTCTAAACTTTGAATTGTTGTTTTGTTCTACTTGCATTATAATATGGGCTTGTTTCTGAATATATCTTCTTATACTTCTTCTAGATGTTGATTTTTTTCTGGTTCGCTGCCTATATATCAACTCTGATAGTTCTCAATACTCTCAAACTTTTTTTGTTTGAACTATATGTGATTATGGACCCCTATTATGATTCTTATCTTTAATCTTTCAGAAATTAGAAGAAGAGCTACAAAAACTGGGACTGAAAATTAAACATCATGAGGACAACCTGAAATTTCTCAAGGCTGATGGAATTGATTAATCGATTCTAGATTTGCAAGGTGGAATATCTATCTTCCTTTAGCACTAGAACCAAATAAAATAACAATGTTTCTTATTCTATGTCCATCGATAAAACTTCTTCTCTTTGATGATTACACTCTGATAGTtgaattgttcttttttgttactGTTGCATAATGTTTTGTTGTAGTCCTGTGCCCTGATAAAGGGATTTTCCACAGTTGAACTTGGCCAATATCATTCTAGAGCTCTGGAAACTGAAAACAGCATTGTATCTCCTGAGAAATCTGAAAATCATACTGTTGAAAACATACTAAGCAAGATCGAAGTGTGGCTGGTCTAATATATTATATGAAACTTGATCATGGTCCACTAGCAGCAAAGTTACCATTGACGAAGGATGTGCTGGGTGTAGTAGCAACACTTGGGAAAGTGCATGACGATAACCTTAGCAGGTCAAGTGATTTAGTCAATCCCCAGGTTAATTTTGTTGACTGACCACTAGCCATCTGGGAGCATATTACAAGAGATTTCTGATAGCATGTTCCTTATATAACTCTCTGCAGGATTTTATCAGAGTACTTAGGCTTGGAGAATATGATGGCTGTAGTTTGCAAGACATATGAAGGTGTTATGGCTCTTGAGAAATATAATAACGATGGCATGATAGAGAGAAGATATGGTCTTAATGGACTTGGTCTCTCTGTTGCACGAAATATACAAGCAAGATATCTCGTCTATTGTATTGAGAATTTGAGGCAAGTATttataaattgaattaatcatACCCTACCACCTTTTCCTGGTTAAAATGTATTGCATaggatttgaattttgatttccttttctctttttccaGACCTTATGTTGGTGAATTTATACCTGAGGATCTACAAAGGAGACTTGCTTTGCTGAAGCCAAGACTAGCTAATGGGGAAACTCCACCTGAATTTATAGGTTTTGCTGTTAATATGACTGATCTGGACCGTATGCACTTGGCTTACATCACACCTAATGGACTTGGCCTTCGTGAGACTCTCTTTTATAACTTATTTTCTCTCTTGCAAGTGTATAAAACCAGATCTGGTATGCAATGTGCTATGCCTTATATAAGTGATGGAGCTATCTCTCTAGATGGGGGTATAATGAAAAACAATGGCGTATTTTACCTTGGTGACAGGTATTATATCTTACATTGTAAATAGATAGTGTATTTTTTATTAAGCAGAAGCACTTCTATTTTATAGGCTTTGCAAGAATCAAAATTTCCAATCAACTCTTTTAGTTATGATTCATATTTTTTCTTAACCTTCAAAGGCATTGTAATGGATCTGAGTGTATCACTTACATTTTGTTGATAtgtcttcatcctctcctgcacCTTATAGTCAAGAGGTATGAATTCAAATTTTGCACAAGCTTGGCCTCAACTATTATCCGAGAAACAGCGATCCCAAATAGAGGCGATGCAAGCTCTGGATCTTCATCGCTCACATTAGGGTGACCTTGAGTTGCGTCTCTTTGCTGCTCATTCCTAGATTCGAGCCGAGGTCGCCTTAAAGGAAAAAGCCTATTTGGACTTAAAGCAAAGGACCGCCGAACTAGATGACTTAGGATTGAAGCAGGCTTCAGCGGTCACCATCCTTACAAAGAAGATCCAAGCAGATGGTCGACTAATATCGCAACAACAGCAAGTTTTGGAGCAACAAGCAGGTCAAATAAAGTCATTGCAATATGAATTAAACCGAGCTAAGTCGAAGATAGGCTCTCTTTCCCAGACCTGGGAAGGTAAGTCTAATAAACGTAGCCGGATGGAGCAAGCGTCTCATCTTTATCCAGCGTGTTATTCAGTCACACGGCCTTATCTAGGGTGGGAGGAACAATCCGATCCCTCCTCGAGGCACCGAAACACCTATTAACGCGACCATCCATTTGTTGGAAAACATGAAATTCCAGGTTGTGTACGTTGTATTGTAAATCATAATAATATACAATTTTATTCATGTATatcaaatccaaatatagtctcCAAGTCTTTCTTCGCTTACGCTCAATAAAATGTTAGTCTGTCTATTGAtcttagttttttatttagatcACCTACATTGAGCTTCTACACGGTTTATCAGATAACGTATAACTCACTTACAAGTTGCTAGATGTTGTAGCATTTACTGCAGCACCTTACAGCAGGTAGTTGTCAGATGCGGCTACAACGTGTATCAGCTTCTTAAGAGTAGATGCTAAACTGTGCAGCAGGGACGGTTGTGATCCCGCCTTGAATTCAGCCCTCTCTGTTGCAACCCTTCTTGATTACCTCTCTCCCGCAGGTCTTGCACCCCCTTCAATATTGAAATATCAGACCATGCTAGTTCACTTAGAATCAATAGTTTCTCAGTGTGTGTTTCTGTTTCTAGTAGAGACAACTAGCTCACGTTGCAAAGATACTTAACATACAGTTAGGTGTTgagatccaaaaaaaaaaaatggacaaAATTGGATCTTAACATACAGTCTTCCAATTGCTTCTCATTCAACTTATGAGTAATCGACAACTAAACATCCATGACCTAGATACATTTCGACATAACAGTGACAAAATTGGAACTTTTGCAACATTTTGTTCGTTTGCTCTTCTTATGAAGGTCCACTATGAAAGTATATAGATTAGCTAAGCGTGAAGGAACATAGAAAGCACACCAAAGCCTTCAACTCCACCACTTTCTTCTAAGAGATGGCGGTGGTGTTAGTAGTTCGAGCATAGTTTCCTTCTCTGTTGGGGTTAACGGAACACCTCGAACAAGATTCAGAGCCATTACGTGGACATTGGTATTTTGCCTGAGCCTCCGATATGCCCATCCACCAATTGCAACCCCAGCAACAATAACCTAATTCCATTGGATTAATGTCAATGAGATCTTTCTTAGAACCCAAGTAAAGTGTCTAAGAGAACCACACTGCAATACAAATACAGAACGCAAGGTCCTCTGGTATCACTGTAAAAGATCTTACCAGCGACAACCATATAGCAGCAGTTTGTAGATCGAAATGAGGAGCATAAAGTACATCCTCGCCGAACCTTTCCACTAGACTTTTGTACACCTCCTTGTCAGTTTTACCTTCTCGGATTCCATCCCGGATGAGCTGAAAGATGTAAGGAAACCACTAATTATAGTAATATTAACAATAGAtgcacatttaaaaaaaaaagaaaaaaaagatgtTCATAATAGAGAATCATGTAGGCGACAACTATGCAGAACCTTCCTgattaaaagaaaaactaaaaccaaaaaggagaaATACACAGATTTCAGACAGTAAGTAAATAAACAAGATAAAGAAAATGAACAAGGAAAGGCCCCACAAGAAACAGAGAAATTTCTTCACAAATATTTGATAGATTTTCATTGTGAGTACAATTCTGATAATGAATAGCAGAAACAAGGACACTGAGATTAATAGAGAAgcataaaaaaagaaaaacatattTGGTTATTGAACAACATCAATTTAGCTGTTTGTGATTCTTCTTTGAGAACAGATACACACAAAAGAAACAAATATAACGTTCTGATATAATACCGCCAATACAATGCTTGAGACATACTAAGGCATCAACTATGAAATCAAAACGGAAAATAATTCAACAAAAgtagtatttttaaaaattatagaaaaagttCTCAATtgacaccaaaaaaaaaaatccaaactagGAAGCGCCACACCATTGATTCGTTTATGTCATGAGATTTACACCATGATAATAATGTAACAGAGACACTTAACTTAAACAGGGGAAAGTTATTCAGGTGAATATTGCAATTTGCAAACCCGTATTTGAATGGTCATTTAAGTTGTCTTTCTTAATCAACAAGTTGACCAAGCATATATATGCAAAACTTGGTTGTTTTATAAAACGTCGAGGTGGAAAAAGAAAAGATACTATGCAGTAAATATCTTTGATGATGAGCCAAAATTTTGTTGCATGTGATGAAAATGAGAATGAAGGTGTAGGAGTAAAGAAAGAATGGATGGACATCACCATGGTTGTCATGGAGGGAACATTAAGCAGCAGTTCATCGTGTGTGTATAAACAAAAGTACAATAATTTGCATCCTAGAAAATCTAAAAAGATATATGACTAAAACTGTCCTATGTAAAATATTAGCAGTCATAAGCAGCCCacccaaaaaaaattaataaaaggaAAGAAGGTTTCCAATAACCATAAGGAAAGATTCCTCCAAGAACCAAGATCACAGATAGCAAAGCACTCCAAGGACATGACCAAAGTTCACAACAGAAATAAAACAACATTCTTTTGAAAAAGTTGCTTCACGTGTAAATAATGATGCAATTCTTTTGTCGGTACCATGTGTTAAGACCCAAAAGTCTTTGAATTAGTGACTTTTTTAGCATAATGGAGAATAACATTATTTTTAGCAAATTCTATCATGATATCAAAGacctattttttttcttccttttcttttaccCTTTATCTCTATTTATTGTCAAACATTTTACAACATCCTTTAAAAGTGGTATATTGATGAATGTCATGATTATTTGAGaagttgaaaaatatttattatgttattttCCTCACATGAAAGAAGACCATGAGGCTTTTGTTCCTTGTTCACAAGGTCTACTAAccaaaaaatgtggaaccgccacatcaacgACCCCTCTAGAATCGGTCTCACGaatatagagggaggtaaatTCAAATACATAGATGGAAGGCGCATAGCGAGAACTACCACAGGCAGTGACACCTTGGGGATCAACCCTTGCCCAATCTGGACACACTACCATGCGCCCACCATATGTGCTACACCTTGGGGACATCTAGTCTCCTAACCAAGCTTATGCACAGCATTGCACCACTGCTTTTGTACATCAAGACACTGTTTCTTCCTTATTTCCATCCCAAGCATTGGACAAGATGACCAAAAAGGAAGTAGGCGTTTGGACATAAAGGGGAACATTTATTTTCATGCCAAGCTATTTGCTACATCTCTTTGTTCATATTTTCCATCCCTGTTTGCTCTTCTACTCAATCAGCTTCATTTTGTTCTACTCATCCCCTTCTGCTCATCTGCTTCATTTGTTCAATGTTTCATGTACATATCTACTTTGTCACACTTGAGTTGCAGATTGTTTTAATACCCAAATAATATGACCAagtacaaaagaaaaaaaaaaatctctgcaTTCATGGATTTATTTCCAGAAAACCAAATTTAGCATCCCCAAGCTATGTTAGctaacaaagaaacaaagaataGCATAGAAGAGTTTCAAGGAAACTATTTTTACCTTTCTGAGCAAAATAGCAACATCTGCCTGTGAATCCTCAATGGATTGACTGCCACATTCAGTGCACCTAACATTAGGGAAAATGCTCTTCGCACGAGCCTCAACAATCTGAGCTTTCTTCAACTCCTCATTGCTCACCATTGGAGAACCAACAAAACTAACCTCACAGTCAAGAAGCTTGAGTCATTCCTTCGCACAAAGTAGCAGCAGAAACTAATGAGAATCCATATCACAACAGTTTCAAGAACATAAGGAAAAGATCAAACATGTTATAAAAACAAAGCATTCTCCTGCACATTTAGTCAAACATTTACTGTGCAGGCAAACAAAACCAGGTCAATTTCTACCATCGCCAAATGAACCCAAACACAGTATCATAACTCCTGAGTTTCTTATGCACaaggaataaaaaaaatctttcacTTAGTAGAATCTCACCTGATGGCGTTGGATGATAGGGCGGCAATGGTCAGTGGCAGCAGATTGCAGTGGAAATTGAGGTGCGCTACCGCTACAAGTTATACAGATCTATCAAAGAAATCTATACATTGAGCTAATGGATCTGAAGTTACCGGCGGACCAGCCTCAATGAGTGATGCCAACGAACGAGCAAGGAAGAGATGCAACTGTTCAAGAAGCAAGAACGGGCAGACACTGTGCGTACCTATTTATGCTACGGGAGCCAAGGTAGTCTCCACACGGTAGGTCAGTGGCCGACGATCGACGGCGGATCAGAGAACGATGTGGCGGCTGAACGAACAAACGGCACCTCAACTCCAGCGAAATCAATCTTGTGGGAGATTTAACTCGAAATGAGGCTATTGCCCTGATTGCCCTTTTAACATATCCAAACATCTAGTGGTGTAATTGAGTTGAGCTGAGTTCAATTCTTGAATGTTTTAGTTTGATCGTTTTTAATCGAGTTGAATTCAAGTTTTATTTgacaaatatattcatggctcacgagcgaGCTTTTATCAAgcgtaata
Proteins encoded in this window:
- the LOC122037426 gene encoding cytochrome c-type biogenesis CcmH-like mitochondrial protein, translated to MVSNEELKKAQIVEARAKSIFPNVRCTECGSQSIEDSQADVAILLRKLIRDGIREGKTDKEVYKSLVERFGEDVLYAPHFDLQTAAIWLSLVIVAGVAIGGWAYRRLRQNTNVHVMALNLVRGVPLTPTEKETMLELLTPPPSLRRKWWS